A single genomic interval of Shewanella psychropiezotolerans harbors:
- a CDS encoding transposase codes for MTSARRILIDAESTPFYHIINRCVRRAFLCGEDKLTAKSYEHRRGWIVDKVKALSAIFCIDVCAYAVMNNHYHLVLKIDTDKAKSLSNRQVISRWCKVTKGHDVATKFMNGETLIEGERLLLDGLLAEWHERLSSISWFMRCLNEEIARRANREDGCKGAFWEGRFKSQALLDEQALLACMMYVDLNPIRAGIANTLQASDYTSIQERINELNTPDKDTKPNDESELISSERLKPLAQFDGAAHLATQSGVPFHFCDYLQLIDWTGRAIRPDKRGFIDSSRPKLLDELGISSDAWITSAKEFRRQYSGISGRWDAMCAFKKQHNCGLWCKGKASSNALHPSP; via the coding sequence ATGACTTCAGCTCGAAGAATCCTTATCGATGCAGAATCGACTCCGTTTTATCACATAATAAATCGTTGTGTTAGAAGGGCTTTTTTGTGCGGAGAGGATAAACTCACAGCTAAAAGCTATGAGCATAGACGCGGCTGGATTGTCGATAAAGTTAAGGCTCTATCTGCTATTTTTTGTATTGATGTTTGTGCCTATGCGGTGATGAATAATCACTATCATTTAGTCCTTAAAATCGATACCGACAAAGCCAAGTCATTGAGTAACCGTCAGGTTATTAGTCGATGGTGTAAGGTGACAAAAGGGCATGATGTAGCGACTAAATTTATGAATGGAGAGACCTTAATCGAGGGGGAGCGTTTACTACTTGATGGGTTATTGGCTGAGTGGCACGAACGTCTATCCAGTATCTCTTGGTTTATGAGGTGCCTCAATGAAGAGATAGCGCGTAGGGCCAATCGTGAGGATGGATGTAAAGGGGCTTTCTGGGAGGGGCGCTTTAAGTCACAAGCTTTACTTGATGAGCAAGCACTATTAGCCTGCATGATGTATGTTGATTTAAATCCTATTAGAGCGGGAATTGCCAACACACTTCAAGCTTCTGATTATACGTCTATTCAGGAGCGCATTAACGAGCTCAATACACCAGATAAAGACACTAAACCAAATGATGAATCAGAACTAATCTCGAGTGAGCGACTCAAACCCCTTGCCCAATTTGATGGTGCAGCTCATTTAGCGACTCAATCAGGCGTCCCATTTCATTTCTGTGATTATTTACAACTTATCGATTGGACTGGCAGAGCAATTAGGCCAGACAAAAGAGGTTTCATCGACTCAAGTCGCCCTAAATTACTTGATGAACTTGGTATATCATCCGATGCCTGGATAACCTCAGCAAAAGAGTTTCGCCGCCAATACAGTGGTATTAGTGGTCGTTGGGATGCTATGTGTGCTTTCAAAAAGCAACATAACTGTGGGCTATGGTGTAAAGGTAAAGCCAGCAGTAATGCACTTCACCCCTCGCCTTAG